In Aedes albopictus strain Foshan chromosome 3, AalbF5, whole genome shotgun sequence, the following are encoded in one genomic region:
- the LOC109623370 gene encoding uncharacterized protein LOC109623370 — translation MKLFIAVMVVISVVQALSIDDRTLEVNVNVEKNSNSYFQSKINDGSFQYGLDVEKPVDHHFQHKVKGPDGVTYGCYGFVDPDGKPHLTHYVSDVKGYRVVPPDSATKIYIARLEKSINNVYQASQEKNVQWKDLFFPPACRTLYTELSTKATVTQRPTTQRPTTPAPVQFEPDFGGSSVHESIVPHDNGAPACSQVCYELKGELQEIKSKLKTLIDSLARKEAEGGQQKFAGGNETYAYFPVMLSNSLPAGATPGQIAMPPFRCGGQ, via the exons aTGGTAGTAATCTCGGTGGTGCAGGCGTTATCCATCGACGATCGCACCCTGGAAGTCAACGTCAACGTCGAGAAGAACTCAAACTCTTACTTCCAAAGCAAAATCAACGACGGCTCTTTCCAGTATGGATTGGATGTTGAGAAACCGGTAGACCATCACTTCCAGCATAAGGTCAAAGGTCCGGACGGTGTCACGTACGGATGCTACGGATTCGTAGATCCCGATGGCAAGCCCCACCTGACACACTACGTCTCGGATGTGAAGGGCTATCGAGTGGTCCCTCCGGATTCTGCCACCAAGATCTACATCGCCCGGTTGGAGAAGAGCAT CAATAACGTCTATCAAGCCTCGCAAGAGAAGAACGTCCAGTGGAAGGATCTGTTCTTCCCACCGGCTTGCAGAACTCTCTACACGGAACTTTCCACCAAGGCCACCGTCACGCAACGTCCAACGACCCAACGTCCCACCACTCCAGCACCAGTTCAGTTCGAGCCGGATTTCGGAGGCAGCAGCGTGCACGAGTCCATCGTTCCCCATGACAACGGTGCACCGGCTTGTTCGCAGGTTTGCTATGAACTCAAGGGGGAACTGCAGGAAATCAAGTCCAAGCTGAAAACGCTTATTGATAGTTTGGCACGGAAGGAAGCGGAAGGAGGTCAGCAGAAGTTCGCTGGAGGAAATGAAACCTATGCCTACTTTCCGGTTATGCTGAGTAATAGTCTTCCAGCGGGGGCCACACCCGGACAGATTGCGATGCCGCCATTCCGGTGTGGAGGACAATGA